Within the Mugil cephalus isolate CIBA_MC_2020 chromosome 1, CIBA_Mcephalus_1.1, whole genome shotgun sequence genome, the region ACTCACCCCATGCCAGAATAGCACTATCTGGTCAACCTAATACTACTGTCTTTTTGGTGCATTCATATTAGTAAAGGTGAAAATATAGTACTATGCCTTTAACTGTGTGTCAagactaatcaaccaaaaatacCACATATGTGAAGAAGTTTTAAGTTGTAAAAGTAAATTTCGTTTTACAGCTCACAGGCTGCAACATAAAGTCAAGAATGGACACCGGagtttataaaaataattttcccattgaattaaaaaaaagaaagaaagaaaagaaaaggcaagtTGTGACTTCTGCAGGCATCTTTAGCATTGCCAGTTGGCATGCAGAAGGTCATAACATGATGGATGTTTTAGTccattaaatgttaattaataGTAATGAAAAATTACTGTTACAACTTTCCAAAAGTTCAAAATGTACTGGGTTTCTGGAAacgctttccacaaggtttagaaGCGTGTTTATGGGAATGTTTGACCATTCatccagaagcacatttgtgaggtctGACACTAATGAGGGATTAGAAggtctggctcacagtcttcacCTAATTCgtcccaaaggtgttctattCGGTTAAGGTCCAGAACAAACTAACTCATCCATGTCtatatggaccttgctttgttcACTGGTGAGCATCATgctggaacaggaaggggccatccccaaactgatcccacaaagttgggagcacggaattgtccaaaatctatCTGTGTGCTGAGGAGTTCCTTTCACTTCaactaaggggccaagcccagctcctgaaaaacaaccccacaccataatccaccctccaccaaacttcactcTTTGCACAATGCTGTCAGACAAGTAACGTTCTCCTGGCAACGGCCAAACCCAAATTCGTCCATCAGATGGAGGATTGTGATTCATCACTGCAGAGAACGCTCTAGAAGCCAGTGGTGGCGTgctgctttacaccactgcaccGCTTTGCGTTGCACTTGGTGATAtttggcttggatgcagcttcTTGGCTgtacccattccatgaagctctctggTGTTCTTGAGATAGTCTGAAGGTCACATGAATTTGGAGATCTGTAGCGATTGACTCTGTAGAAAGTTGGTGGCCTCTGTTTACTATGcacctcagcatccactgacccCACTCATTTTATGTGGCCTGTCACTTCGTGGTTAAGTTGCTGTAGTTCCCAGTCGCTTCCAGTTTGTTATAAAACCACCGACAGTCGAATATTTAGTAGCGAGGAAATTTCAagtgttgcacaggtggcatcctgtcacagtaccacactggaattcactgagctcctgagagagacccattctttcacaaatgtttgtagaagccgTCTCCATGTTTATGTCCTAGATTTTATACACTTGTGGTCAtagaagtgattggaacacctgaattcagttatttggatgggtgagtgaaTACTTCTGGCAATATATCGTATAACATTATCTTTaataatgcaatttaaaatgttacagtAGAGAAAAATATTGTTTAGAGCTGATGATACTGGGTTCACTGAGTATTTAAAGGGAATACAACCACATACAAATGCTAAATAATTCAACCTTATTATGGTATAACTAGTCTACCTATTCATCATGAACAaaattttgaaaagaaataagtaTAAAGTATCACATGTGAGGACTGTAGTATCCTACTGCGTGAGAATGACCCTCTGCGACATTAAATCCATTACAGGCTTGTGAGAGGAACACGTCCATAAGCCCCAAATCTCTTTAATACAACACCCATTAGGAAAGTGCTGAGCTCTTTACCAACAGCTAAGATGCTCCACCACTCAGCAACACCGCTGCCTCTGCTCTACATACAGTATAGTATACAAAATACTCAGTACACATTAATATATATGAGACCAGAatgtattttaagaaatgttCAAGGCTTTCTTCTGCTGCTCACATGAGCAGGACACGATACCTGCTTTTACTAACACATAAGACAGCGGTTATTATAGTCCTCCATATGAAGTACCAAGTCCTTTGCAGATTTTTCACAAAATGTTCTGGATTCAGAATAATTCAAATGACTTAAATCTATTTTCAGACTAGGGTATAGAGGTCTTCCAGCAAAAAGGGAAGGACACATTGAACGTGTGATCTAGATCTGTCACATAGGAAAGATGTATGTGCAGTGAAATGTACATATGAGCAAATTGGTTGTCACAGTCCTCATGCACTTGTATGTTTTTTACCATAATTTTTCTGGATGAAATGTACAGGGAAAAGAGAAGACATCTGGACTGTTCACAGAAACTGTCACTCTCAGTGGAAGCTTTTAAATTGAtctgaaaaagagagaggactGGTTCTATAATTTCACAGCTGAGGTTGCTTTTTAAAtactacattttattattattttttattttatgtttaaattaagCAGTTATTGAATAACTCATTGATAGGCACGGGCAGGTGTCACCTTAATATCTTGATGAGTGGTCAGTTATGTTTGCAGTGGTGGCTGGATTAGATATTAACTGTGGCCTAAATCAGTTTGTGCTGACAGATTTGGAAAGTGATAATCCAAGGTGTGCCTTTAAAAGCCAGACTGTGCCACCTGAGTCCATTTGTAGCAAGGTCCCTTTCCATCACTCTTCCAAACAGCCAGAAGAAACACCACTGAAGGGCTGATCGCAACCGCCAGCTGCAACCATGAACGGCACAGAGGGACCCTATTTCTATATCCCTATGGTTAACACCACCGGCATTGTCCGGAGTCCTTATGAATATCCTCAGTACTACCTTGTCAACCCAGCAGCCTATGCTGCTCTGGGTGCCTACATGTTCCTGCTCATCCTCCTCGGCTTCCCTATCAACTTCCTCACTCTCTACGTTACCATCGAACACAAGAAGCTGCGAACCCCTCTAAACTACATCCTGCTGAATCTTGCTGTGGCTAACCTCTTCATGGTGTTCGGAGGATTCACCACAACGATGTACACCTCCATGCACGGCTACTTCGTCCTCGGACGCCTTGGCTGCAATCTGGAAGGATTCTTTGCTACCCTTGGTGGTGAAATCGGCCTCTGGTCTCTGGTTGTTCTGGCTATTGAAAGGTGGATGGTCGTCTGCAAGCCCATTAGCAACTTCCGCTTCGGTGAGAATCACGCTATTATGGGATTGGCCTTCACCTGGGTGATGGCTAGTGCTTGCGCCGTTCCTCCTCTTGTTGGCTGGTCCCGTTACATCCCCGAGGGCATGCAGTGCTCATGTGGAATCGACTACTACACACGCGCAGAAGGCTTCAACAACGAGTCCTTTGTCATCTACATGTTCGTCTGCCACTTCCTCATTCCACTGGTTGTGGTGTTTTTCTGCTACGGCCGTCTGCTCTGTGCAGTCaaggaggctgctgctgcccaGCAGGAGTCTGAAACCACCCAGAGGGCTGAGAGGGAAGTCTCCCGCATGGTCGTAATCATGGTAGTCGCCTTCCTGATATGTTGGTGTCCCTATGCCGGTGTGGCCTGGTACATCTTCACACATCAGGGATCTGAATTTGGACCACTCTTCATGACCTTCCCAGCCTTCTTTGCCAAGAGTTCCTCCATCTACAACCCAATGATCTACATCTGCATGAACAAGCAGTTCCGCCACTGCATGATCACCACCTTGTGCTGCGGGAAGAATCCctttgaagaagaggagggagcctccaccacctccaaGACCGAggcctcctctgtgtcctccagcTCTGTGTCTCCGGCATAAAAGGGGCGTCCAGCAAATGCTCCATGATCCATCCTCCGAGAAGAAGACTTCTGCTCCCCCAGGGAAACGACTGAAGGCTAATGTCTACAGAAATAACttcctttttgtatttttacaaacGAGTTGATTCAACCTAAAGACAGTTGCAGGAAAGGTCAGCCCATTACAGAGTTGTTCCTGTATGTACAGAATATCcaacttaaatttttttttttcctgagaagaaaggggaaaaaggtTAATCTTTCACAGTTGTATCCTACATGATACTGGCTTATTTTTGAATGTAGAGGCATGTAATCAAGGCAACGTAAAATAAAACGCACTTTGCAAATGAATCATCctgtttatgttttaattgCGATCTGGGTGGCAAAGTTCATATGACTGTAGTATATTTAATCAAATGAATAAACGTGAATGACCTATTCAGAATGCATTCATGTCTTGAGTCCATCTCTATTTTAGAGCTATTATTGCAGTGACTGCTGCTCTTCTGCTTTGTGTTACAAAGAACAGAACAAGAGTAGTTGTTTTCGTTTCTTTTGGAGTGGTATCTGCATTACCGTAATACTCTAATGCCATTTCAGTCACAGGTCACCTTGCTTGGACTTAGAACTTGACCTAGTAAAGGGATTATGACATTATTAATCAGGGATAGATATACACATGACACAACACCCAAGTTTATCTGATGATGAATATTAATCACATGAATCAGAACAGAGATTTACTGGATTAAACAAATCGGTATTACCAAGAGACATGATGCGAAGGTTATGGACAGAGAGCTTAAACTAAAATCAGTGTCAAAAGAAGATGCAAGAACTCGATAACCATTTAGCATCGATAAGCAGCAAGGTTGCTCCTTGTGTGGGAACTATAAACAGATATTATAGAATATGTCTTGACAAAACAAGTTCTGACAAATACAGTACGCTTCTGAAGAGCTACATTATACTTTGACGGGAATGAtcagcatttttaaaacatctcaTAAAGTCTGAATAAAGAAATTTGAGGATCAGgtaaaaagaataaaggaatTCTTTTATATTACGTCCAGTATCACTTTACAGTGATTACAGCAGCATAACAAAAGACAATGCTGCAGATGTTGATGTTACTGTGAAACAATTTGTGCTCCTTTCAAGCTTGTTGCAAATTTATGCGAATGCAGAATTCTTTGAAGACTTTGAATGACACTACAGTCGAGCAATgaacaacagaaactgaagtgattCCGCCTCAGTTCTTGATTGTGCGGCACGCTAGACTGATAAAACACCCCCGATGGAGAACGACCTTCATGTGTAGCCATAGCAACCATAACACCAGCGGATCTTTTGTGGAATATAGATACGGTATGCTCACAGAGCAGTCTGAAGCCAGTCTCCAGCTGAGAGATTAAGCGAAGAAACAATCactctctgttttattttagcgtTAAAAGCTTCTCTTTCTGTAGTTGTGTTCACGCAGACACCATTTACCTTTTTGTAAACAAGTACAGTTCAaacaaatctaataaaaaatatgtgataCAGTCAGATACATTTATGCACAATGCTTGGACACTTGGACAATTTATTTTGGCTGTTCCCTAAAACATACTGAAGCTACAGCTATATAAAGAGTGTGGGCTTAAAGTGTGTCACGCTGCCAAAAAAATAGAGGGCTCTGTGTGTAAAAGTGGTTGTGATGCCTGCACCTTTCCTCCATTTTGGATGGGAACCCATGAGATTAAGGCTGAGAGACTATAGATTATTATAGACTATATACTACTATATATTCATTATAcattcaggcataacattatgaccaccttcctaatattgtgtagttctcccttgtgctacagatacttgatgaggaTGAGGTCTAGTAAATGTGGAGGCCAGATccacaccttgtgctgtttatcatgttttttttcaattgtttctcaaacatttttgttcatgtgcctgtgtcaggctgcatcctgccggggatggctgctgcccatcaagaagtgtcattccTGTGGTttggggatgtctggtctggtctgggtgggtggtacaggtCTAAGCAACgtccacactaatgccaggtccaaacgttttccCGGCAGAGCACATTGTCACATGATGCTGAATGTTatcctatcagtggttttaatgatgtggctaaTCAGCGTATTACTGTActataataacaacaataaatggATTCCTCTTTTACTACAGGTAAATGAGAGATATTACACCGAGAATATTAAATGGAGCGTATGAGTAGTGCTTTTAAGACTCGGCATTCTAGTTGACGACACGCACTTATGACAAGTAATTCTTCTGATCTTAAttctgctgtaacatttgagaGTTTCTGAACCAGTGTACAGTCACTGTTAGATATAATCTTTCCACCCGTCTCCAGTCTCTAAAGCTGCATATTAAATCACAGCGTGACCACAACTGACACCACCAGAGATTTGATCAAAAGCAGCGAGCAAACTCAAAGGCCTCTCCTGAGACACGCAGCTATGTAGAAATATAAAATCCTTTTGAATTTGTAtggaaaactttatttgataataaaaatagcatTCACAGACTTCTTTTGATAGCTACATATACATTGTAATCCATCTCAAGGAAAGAAGCTGGATAAGTCCACATCTACTTGTACTTTGACTAATGTTATGTATAGCTTCATGGATCAAATAAAGCTATGAACAATGTAGTATTTATATATGCATAGTTATATAAAAAAGATTGGCCCATATACATGTACTGCTTTTATCAACACAGAGACAGCATTATGTCTGGAGCACATAGCAAGAAATAATGCTTGAAGAACACAGACTGCATACAAGTGCTTTATAATACAAAGGCAGGCTAACCATCGAGAGAGACTCAAACCATCAAACAGTTTTTTGATTGACCAAATAcagtctttcattttaaaatgtctttacatACCTGATCCAGAGTAAATCAACATATTTCCCAGAAATCATCAGGTCCATTTCAGAGATATAAACACAATATCACATTCCTCACTGCTGAGGTTTTTCATAAATTTCTCTTTTGTACAAGAAAAAGGCAACATTTTATTCCTCGACAGGTTCCTAGTAGTTACATTGGAAAATTTCTTTACAGGTGATGGCCAACAGGTTAACTTCTTACATgtgactccttttttttaattctttttttttcttgttgttgttgaataCAGTACCATGGCGACAACAGTGATcaaacaatgcatttttttttgtggtttatccaatatatattttagttcTTAAACGAAACATAAAACAGagaatacacacaaaacacattaaaaaagcaGCAGTCAGACTCCAGTGGCGTGACAGCATGGCTCAGCATGGCAGATTAGTTGTCTCCTGTACCGGGACTCTCCGTATGTtaccaacacaacaaaccacatcAGCTCTTTGTTTCAGGACCCAGCAGGTGGTCGGTGCACAAATGTGGGCATAATAATAAACGTGAGGACAGGGGTAACAATTACTGTGGGATTACAGTGCATGTTCCTTATCGATTATTCTCATTCAGACCTATCAGATAAAGTGGTTACACTACATTTTAGTTTACACATGCATCTTGCACAGGGataatttacatatttatttgcttc harbors:
- the LOC125008035 gene encoding rhodopsin, producing MNGTEGPYFYIPMVNTTGIVRSPYEYPQYYLVNPAAYAALGAYMFLLILLGFPINFLTLYVTIEHKKLRTPLNYILLNLAVANLFMVFGGFTTTMYTSMHGYFVLGRLGCNLEGFFATLGGEIGLWSLVVLAIERWMVVCKPISNFRFGENHAIMGLAFTWVMASACAVPPLVGWSRYIPEGMQCSCGIDYYTRAEGFNNESFVIYMFVCHFLIPLVVVFFCYGRLLCAVKEAAAAQQESETTQRAEREVSRMVVIMVVAFLICWCPYAGVAWYIFTHQGSEFGPLFMTFPAFFAKSSSIYNPMIYICMNKQFRHCMITTLCCGKNPFEEEEGASTTSKTEASSVSSSSVSPA